cgaggcttgagtcgcgatgggttatttccgtttggagaagccattacggagagaaaatggATTCCATAGTGAGGCTGGAATATGCGCTGTTGCGCGTTATAAATTTGGGCGAAAAGGACTGAGTCAGAGCGACCCAGTGCCTTCATTTTGGACGAGCAGTCGTGGATCAGCGCGTGGAGTTCGATAATCTCTGGGGAAACCAGAGAGAATGAAGAAGCCGCGCCGCTAGACGACGGAGTCGCCGCCACCTGGGGTTTGGATGGTGCGGGAGCCTTCGACTTGACTACCTTGGAAGAGGTAGCCTTGGAGGTCGAGGGCGTTGGGACGGGAGCGGGAACAGTGGCCGCCGCTGCTGGTGTTGTGGCCGGGGTGGCGGGAGATCCTCCGGGAGAACCACCGCCCTGGGCCTGGGGACGCGAGTCGGCACGTACCGTGGCGGGAAACCACGGGTTACGTGTCGGGGCTGGGgccaaaacaattttttcggCCTGAGGGGCCTTGGCCTTAGGGGCCTGATTGGTCCTATAATTGGACTTGTATTTGGGTGCCCGTGGGCACCCGGTAATGGCCGGATGGCCAGATTGCCGGCAGTTGGTGCACGAAGGCGGCTCCGTGCACTGGGACCTATCTTTCGGACGCGGGCACTCAGACGTGCCGTGCTCGCCGAGGCACTTGACGCACCTGGCGGGAGGCGACAGCCACGCGAGTTGTGGCCATACTTCTGGCAGTTGTGACACTGCGCAACCTCGCTAGTCTTATGTGGGGTCTCGACGGTGAAGCCGCCAAGGCCCGAAATGTCGCGAAGCTCGTAAAGAGCTTTTACGTCCGCGGGGTAGCCAAGATGGCGAGGACCATCTCGTACTGTATGCCACGTCgtgacaatcgcgatttacggTGCATCCGGTGCACCTCTAGGGCTGCGATGCCCTTGGCCGGGAGGCCTTGTTGGACCTCGGCGGCCGACATTTGGCGGGTATGCCACGGATGACGTACCTATAGCGGCGCTCGTCCGGGAGCGCAAAGGTGTAATAATGATAGCGTTTGCTATCTAGAAATTTGGTCAACTCGCGGTGGTCGCTAATTGACCCGGGCTGGAGGGACAGTAGTTTTTGGCCACTGTTCCAGGCATTGGGCGGGATTTTAATGCCCCACGGGTGAGAGCATCAAAAAGGACTGAAGGGAGGCCCTTCGGGAAGTTGTAGGTTGACCTTTGGTGGCTTTTTAGGCCCCTTGGGTTGGGTCGGTGGCGACGAATCCGTCGAGCTAGCGGGCGCGGGCTGGGAAGCCGCGGGTTTTGCTTAGGCGCGGAAGGCGCGGACGGCGCAGAAGGCGCTTGGGAGGCAGGAGCGTCTGAGCTACGCTGCTTCTTCCTGCGCCCGTTCCTCACGGTCgtgaagccgtcgtcgtcgAGGTCCGACGACGCGGCCCCAGACCACGATTCGCAGGGGTCAGGGGAAACAGCTCGCTTGGACGCGCAAGCGACGGGGACAGCGGAAAGCTGGGGTGCGCCTGGATCGGAATCCATGGCGAGGTCGGGATCGACGGCGTCGGCCGGGCTCCCGGGCGGACTAGATCCGTCCGAGGACCCGGACGACTCCGACGAGTCCCGAGGGAAGCGGGTGACTCAGGTGAGTCAATAGAGGACGCGGGTGAAGCGGGCGACTCCGGCGAGTCAGGCACCGCACGGGGGTTTCGTTGGCGACCAATATCGAGCGCACGTATGAGCTGAATATTGGGTCGTCCCTAATGTAGGAGGCGAGGGCTGTCAGCATGGCGTGTTTTGCCTTGTTGACATCCGACGCTGGCTCGTCAGTGTCCATAGGCCTAGATTCTGCCATTGCGGGCGAATCCGGGCCTAGGGGCATGAAATAGAATGAATGAGGGCCGCGAGTGGGTTCGGGACCCGGGTGCGTTCCGCCTGGGAAAGAACCCACAAGAAACCAGGCGGCTATCGCACTGTGAACGAACGCGTGACTAAAAAGTACGTACAAACGTCCCCGGGTGGGTGTGCCCGGGGTTGTGTGCGTGAGTGACCCTCCCCCGCCGGGTGTAGGCGAGGGGATGTACTTAAAATTAGGTGTGCCCTAAGCTTGTCTCCCTTTGCCAATC
The sequence above is drawn from the Manduca sexta isolate Smith_Timp_Sample1 unplaced genomic scaffold, JHU_Msex_v1.0 HiC_scaffold_732, whole genome shotgun sequence genome and encodes:
- the LOC119193578 gene encoding predicted GPI-anchored protein 58, whose protein sequence is MDSDPGAPQLSAVPVACASKRAVSPDPCESWSGAASSDLDDDGFTTVRNGRRKKQRSSDAPASQAPSAPSAPSAPKQNPRLPSPRPLARRIRRHRPNPRGLKSHQRCVKCLGEHGTSECPRPKDRSQCTEPPSCTNCRQSGHPAITGCPRAPKYKSNYRTNQAPKAKAPQAEKIVLAPAPTRNPWFPATVRADSRPQAQGGGSPGGSPATPATTPAAAATVPAPVPTPSTSKATSSKVVKSKAPAPSKPQVAATPSSSGAASSFSLVSPEIIELHALIHDCSSKMK